From Paenibacillus sp. V4I7, one genomic window encodes:
- a CDS encoding ABC transporter permease: protein MEQKAVSIPIGAGMKSSLLSKIKAPYLRIFFANPKIVWAMVILVPMILLTLLAPWLPLHAPLESNVRSSLAAPSFEHIFGTDKLGRDVFSRTLSGTKVSLMIGISVAVISLIFGIIFGTISGFYGKFVGRLIMGIVDILLAFPSLLLAIGMVAILGAGAIPVICAITLADVPRFIRLQRSLVISLKSRTFIDAARTVKASQTWLMTKHIIPNTIAPLLVAASIAAANAILIEASLSFLGLGIMLPEPSLGNIIKDGQLFLQQAWWISTFPGLVILFITISFHFLSDGIREILDPRSRN from the coding sequence GTGGAGCAAAAAGCTGTAAGTATTCCGATTGGTGCAGGCATGAAATCATCGCTATTGTCTAAAATAAAAGCACCCTATTTGCGAATTTTCTTCGCTAACCCAAAAATAGTGTGGGCTATGGTCATCCTCGTTCCCATGATACTTTTAACCTTGTTGGCTCCCTGGCTTCCACTGCACGCGCCACTAGAGAGTAATGTCCGTTCAAGCTTGGCCGCCCCTTCGTTCGAGCATATTTTTGGGACGGATAAACTCGGGAGAGACGTATTCAGCCGAACACTTTCGGGAACGAAGGTATCGTTAATGATCGGTATTAGTGTAGCTGTGATTTCATTGATTTTCGGCATTATATTTGGCACCATTTCGGGTTTTTATGGAAAATTCGTCGGTCGTTTGATTATGGGTATTGTTGATATTCTGCTTGCTTTCCCTTCGCTATTACTGGCCATTGGCATGGTGGCCATTCTTGGAGCTGGGGCCATTCCCGTTATATGCGCTATAACCTTAGCGGATGTCCCTCGTTTCATTCGTCTTCAGCGTTCCCTCGTGATCAGCTTAAAATCACGTACCTTTATTGATGCAGCTAGAACCGTAAAGGCATCGCAAACCTGGCTGATGACCAAACACATCATTCCGAATACGATCGCCCCTCTGTTAGTAGCAGCCAGCATTGCTGCTGCAAATGCGATATTAATTGAAGCAAGTTTGAGCTTTCTTGGTTTAGGCATCATGCTTCCTGAGCCATCTCTAGGCAATATCATTAAAGATGGGCAACTGTTTTTACAGCAGGCCTGGTGGATTTCCACTTTCCCAGGTTTAGTCATATTGTTTATTACAATTTCGTTTCATTTTTTATCGGATGGTATTCGCGAAATTTTGGACCCAAGATCAAGGAATTAA
- a CDS encoding ABC transporter ATP-binding protein yields MEMEAINKEPLLQVRDLHTHFSTESGTVKAVNGVSFELQRGERLAIVGESGSGKSAMAMSLIQLIAYPGKIVSGSVKLDGRELIGISEGSLNKLRGSSIGTIFQDPMSSLDPIMNIENQMVTPIRQHLKLNAKEARQHAVDILSSVGIPDADKRISAFPFELSGGMRQRVMIAMALSCHPKIIIADEPTTALDVTIQAQIVELLKEMTEITGTAMMFITHDLGLVARFAQKVAVMYAGKMVEFGTVHEIFGQPKHPYTQSLLQTIPSVSGKNRERLLQIQGFPPDMKVPIVGCSYKERCPAAIERCYHESPDLIFRDGSHSSACWLEKGLMSGQNKDRIATLSNQEKEFAAVSKASSTSGDHRVSEVVLEIRDLHKHFKKTSMLPWKKGSEIRAVNGIDLILKKGETIGIVGESGCGKSTTARMLLQLDEPTKGSIQMDGNIQIIFQDPYSSFNPKMKISDIIAEPLHVQKIGTKEERKQKVRELILKVGLETSFLDRYPSQLSGGQRQRVGVARSLALNPSIVVADEPTSALDVSVRAQIINLLCDLKDEMGLSFVFISHDLSTVRYISDTIAVMYLGEIVEYGPAAEIFMDPAHPYTKALLAAVPIPDPQLEERRDIKLLKGELPSPANPPSGCAFSSRCPLSEERCLQEKPKLNNYLGFRKVSCHVYS; encoded by the coding sequence ATGGAGATGGAAGCGATCAACAAGGAACCGTTATTGCAAGTTCGCGATTTGCACACGCATTTCTCTACAGAGTCGGGGACGGTTAAAGCTGTGAACGGAGTTAGCTTCGAGTTACAACGCGGGGAACGATTAGCGATTGTAGGCGAAAGCGGTTCTGGTAAAAGTGCTATGGCCATGTCTCTCATTCAGCTTATTGCCTACCCAGGTAAAATCGTTTCCGGAAGCGTCAAGTTGGATGGCCGGGAGTTGATTGGAATTAGCGAGGGGAGTCTGAATAAACTTCGCGGCAGTTCGATTGGAACCATTTTCCAAGACCCCATGTCATCATTGGATCCCATTATGAACATAGAAAATCAAATGGTTACACCGATTCGCCAGCACCTTAAGTTAAATGCAAAAGAAGCGCGCCAGCATGCGGTGGATATCCTAAGCAGCGTTGGCATTCCGGATGCAGATAAACGAATATCAGCTTTTCCGTTTGAATTGAGCGGAGGCATGCGCCAACGTGTGATGATTGCCATGGCGTTATCTTGTCATCCCAAAATCATTATTGCGGATGAACCGACGACGGCCTTGGATGTTACGATTCAAGCGCAAATCGTCGAGCTTTTAAAGGAAATGACGGAAATAACCGGCACCGCCATGATGTTCATCACCCATGATCTAGGATTAGTTGCCCGTTTTGCTCAGAAGGTTGCTGTCATGTATGCGGGAAAGATGGTTGAGTTTGGAACGGTTCACGAGATCTTCGGTCAGCCTAAACATCCTTACACGCAAAGCTTGCTACAAACCATTCCAAGCGTCAGTGGGAAAAATCGGGAACGGCTTTTGCAAATCCAAGGTTTTCCTCCGGATATGAAGGTGCCAATTGTAGGTTGTTCTTATAAAGAACGATGTCCGGCTGCCATAGAGCGATGCTATCATGAATCACCTGACCTGATCTTTCGTGATGGCAGTCATTCATCTGCTTGCTGGTTGGAAAAGGGCTTAATGTCCGGACAAAATAAAGATAGAATCGCAACACTAAGTAATCAGGAAAAGGAATTTGCTGCTGTCTCCAAGGCGAGTTCAACAAGCGGCGATCATCGTGTTTCAGAGGTTGTTTTGGAAATTCGTGATCTACACAAGCATTTCAAGAAGACATCGATGCTCCCCTGGAAGAAGGGATCTGAAATTCGTGCCGTCAACGGGATTGATTTGATTCTGAAAAAAGGGGAGACGATAGGAATCGTTGGTGAAAGCGGATGTGGGAAAAGTACAACTGCACGAATGCTGCTCCAATTGGATGAACCCACGAAAGGGAGTATCCAAATGGATGGGAATATCCAGATTATATTTCAAGACCCCTACTCCTCTTTTAACCCTAAAATGAAAATAAGCGATATTATTGCTGAGCCCCTTCATGTTCAGAAAATAGGAACAAAAGAAGAGCGGAAGCAGAAAGTGCGCGAGCTGATCCTAAAGGTTGGCTTGGAGACCTCTTTCCTGGATCGATATCCGAGCCAGTTGAGCGGCGGACAACGCCAACGTGTCGGTGTTGCCAGGTCGCTTGCTTTAAATCCTTCCATCGTTGTAGCAGATGAGCCTACTTCAGCGCTAGATGTCTCTGTTCGAGCGCAAATCATAAATTTGCTGTGTGATTTGAAGGATGAAATGGGACTCAGCTTTGTCTTCATTTCACACGATTTATCCACCGTTCGCTATATCTCAGATACGATTGCCGTCATGTATCTGGGAGAAATCGTCGAATATGGACCAGCCGCAGAAATTTTCATGGATCCAGCACACCCCTATACCAAAGCGCTGCTTGCTGCAGTTCCGATACCAGATCCACAGTTGGAAGAAAGGCGTGACATCAAACTACTTAAAGGCGAATTGCCAAGCCCGGCTAATCCTCCTTCAGGCTGTGCTTTTAGCTCGCGTTGTCCGCTTTCAGAGGAAAGATGTTTACAAGAAAAGCCTAAGCTTAACAACTATTTAGGTTTTAGAAAGGTTTCCTGTCATGTTTACTCCTGA
- a CDS encoding MFS transporter, which translates to MFTPEFYRKFGIFGGGLFFTITGMAQPFFTLYAEEIGASTAAIGFMVTMRSLLPIFIAMPVGQLIDSVGPIKMLKYGSIFLILSLFSNMIATNLWLMSLSQVFMGVCIIIMASSFQVLVSDGPKNERNENIKKYSMWMSGGGMLGPLIGGAITSLFLNQLLGYKFTFGIAFAASVLFFITLLVISKGYQFKGDADLVKPRDLFKIRGIADSYMSGIHLTRTRSVQFGLIATFLIMYIQSMYMSFMPLFLKQLGYSTLIVSIIISVNGLSGMLSRYGLSWLMKRTHMERILLSAGFIASICVVLTPFAGPHIVGMLVLVIVLGGAVGINLPVSIMIVVNDTKDSDRGKLMGLRLIVNRFSQIISPTMFGVMGQTMGLSMAFYTGGGFLVVSMLIFSLFTSMKWQLKTIGIDPKPTEKPS; encoded by the coding sequence ATGTTTACTCCTGAATTTTATCGGAAGTTCGGCATTTTTGGCGGCGGTCTTTTTTTTACCATAACTGGAATGGCGCAGCCATTTTTCACGCTATACGCAGAAGAAATCGGCGCTTCAACGGCTGCGATTGGCTTTATGGTAACCATGCGTTCTTTACTTCCTATCTTTATTGCGATGCCAGTCGGGCAATTAATTGATTCCGTCGGTCCGATTAAAATGCTTAAATATGGAAGTATATTCCTCATATTGTCATTGTTCAGCAATATGATAGCGACGAATTTATGGTTAATGTCGCTGTCTCAAGTATTTATGGGTGTGTGTATCATCATCATGGCGTCTTCATTTCAGGTATTGGTTTCCGATGGTCCTAAAAACGAACGGAATGAAAATATAAAGAAATACTCCATGTGGATGTCTGGTGGAGGGATGCTGGGTCCCTTGATTGGCGGTGCGATCACTTCGTTATTTCTAAACCAACTCTTGGGTTATAAATTTACCTTCGGTATAGCTTTTGCAGCTTCCGTTTTATTTTTTATAACGCTGCTTGTTATTTCCAAAGGGTATCAATTTAAGGGGGATGCAGATCTTGTAAAACCAAGGGATCTTTTTAAGATAAGAGGAATTGCGGATAGCTATATGAGTGGTATTCACTTGACAAGAACCCGTTCTGTTCAGTTTGGTTTGATAGCGACATTTCTGATTATGTATATACAATCGATGTACATGAGCTTTATGCCGCTATTCTTAAAACAGCTGGGTTATTCGACTCTCATCGTTTCAATCATCATATCCGTGAATGGGTTGTCCGGCATGCTGTCCAGATACGGGCTTAGTTGGCTGATGAAGCGAACCCATATGGAACGCATCCTCCTTTCGGCAGGTTTCATTGCTTCAATTTGTGTTGTATTAACGCCGTTTGCAGGGCCGCATATAGTGGGAATGTTAGTTCTGGTTATCGTTTTGGGTGGAGCAGTTGGGATCAATCTGCCCGTCAGTATCATGATTGTTGTTAACGATACGAAGGATTCCGATCGAGGTAAGCTTATGGGGCTGCGCTTGATTGTGAACCGATTCTCACAAATTATAAGCCCAACGATGTTCGGGGTAATGGGACAAACAATGGGTTTATCCATGGCTTTTTACACTGGAGGTGGATTTCTAGTGGTCTCCATGCTAATATTTTCATTGTTTACCTCTATGAAATGGCAGTTAAAAACAATAGGTATAGATCCGAAACCCACAGAAAAGCCGTCATAA
- a CDS encoding ABC transporter ATP-binding protein codes for MRFFKKYRKKYWKLFSFAVVFLMLEAMCDLMLPTIMAKIVDVGVAGNQMDYVVRMGGLMLLITTVGAVSASGRNILSSRVSQQFGAELRADLFSKIQFLSFENLDKFDKASLVTRLTNDVIQVQNFVNGLMRVFMKAPLLCIGSLIMAIRLNPNLAVILAVIVPIVCLLIILNMKVGYPLFLNMQKAMDRVNSIMREYLSGVRVVKAFNQFDYEVEKFGKANKEYQERSMNAMRAMAVFGPTITLTVNFGIIAVIWLGGIRVNNGQMQVGHIIAFTNYMTQILFSLMTISMVFNMFVRARASTGRIGEVLALENAMKWPEGHGKNTQIAGKVEFKDVHFSYVGQSDGAVIKDITLTINPGETIGIIGSTGSGKSTLISLIPRFYDAVSGTVKVNGEDVKQFNPSNLREKIAIVPQKTVLFSGTVRDNIGWGKEDATMEQIEQAAKMADAHEFISSFPDGYQTKLGQDGVNVSGGQKQRICIARALIRQPDILILDDCTSAVDVVTEANIKGAIKKYAKNLTCILIAQRITSVMDADRIVVMDQGYIVATGQHDVLMETCTVYQEIFQSQMGRELQKNV; via the coding sequence ATGCGATTTTTCAAAAAATATAGAAAAAAATACTGGAAGCTCTTTTCATTTGCCGTTGTATTTTTAATGTTAGAAGCCATGTGTGACCTAATGCTGCCTACGATAATGGCTAAAATCGTGGATGTTGGCGTGGCAGGCAATCAAATGGATTATGTAGTAAGGATGGGCGGACTTATGCTGCTCATTACAACAGTAGGAGCAGTGTCAGCTTCGGGTCGGAATATTCTTTCAAGTCGGGTATCCCAACAGTTTGGAGCTGAGTTAAGAGCGGACCTGTTTAGTAAAATTCAGTTTCTTTCTTTTGAGAATCTTGATAAATTTGATAAAGCTTCCTTAGTGACCCGTTTAACTAATGATGTTATCCAAGTACAAAACTTTGTAAATGGACTCATGCGGGTTTTTATGAAAGCTCCTCTTTTATGTATAGGAAGCTTAATTATGGCCATTCGCCTTAATCCAAACTTGGCCGTTATATTAGCCGTGATCGTTCCGATTGTATGTTTGTTAATCATACTGAATATGAAGGTAGGCTATCCTTTATTTCTAAACATGCAGAAGGCAATGGATCGAGTTAATAGCATCATGAGGGAGTATTTATCCGGTGTTCGAGTTGTGAAGGCTTTCAATCAATTTGACTATGAAGTGGAGAAATTCGGTAAAGCCAATAAAGAATATCAAGAAAGATCCATGAATGCTATGCGAGCAATGGCTGTGTTTGGGCCTACGATTACGTTGACCGTAAATTTTGGGATCATAGCCGTCATTTGGCTTGGCGGGATAAGGGTCAATAATGGTCAAATGCAAGTCGGCCACATTATTGCGTTTACGAATTATATGACACAGATTCTTTTTTCGCTTATGACAATATCCATGGTATTCAATATGTTTGTGAGGGCAAGAGCTTCGACAGGACGGATCGGCGAGGTGCTCGCATTAGAAAACGCGATGAAATGGCCAGAGGGTCATGGAAAAAACACACAGATTGCCGGGAAAGTGGAGTTTAAGGACGTACATTTTTCATATGTTGGGCAATCTGACGGGGCCGTGATCAAAGATATTACGCTAACCATTAATCCAGGAGAAACGATAGGAATAATTGGTTCAACGGGCTCTGGAAAAAGTACTTTAATCAGTTTAATCCCACGCTTCTACGATGCGGTTTCTGGTACGGTTAAGGTGAACGGTGAAGATGTTAAACAATTCAATCCAAGCAATCTGCGTGAGAAGATTGCCATCGTACCTCAGAAAACTGTTCTTTTCTCTGGCACAGTCAGAGATAATATAGGCTGGGGAAAAGAAGATGCGACGATGGAACAGATTGAACAAGCGGCAAAAATGGCCGATGCGCACGAATTTATCTCTTCCTTTCCAGATGGCTATCAAACGAAGTTGGGACAAGACGGTGTCAATGTCTCCGGAGGGCAGAAGCAAAGAATCTGTATCGCCAGAGCCTTAATCAGACAACCTGATATTCTTATTTTAGATGATTGCACAAGCGCAGTTGATGTTGTAACGGAAGCTAATATTAAAGGAGCCATAAAAAAATACGCCAAGAATCTCACTTGTATTCTAATCGCACAGCGGATTACCTCTGTGATGGATGCTGATAGGATCGTGGTCATGGATCAGGGTTATATCGTTGCTACAGGTCAGCATGATGTGCTTATGGAGACATGTACCGTTTATCAGGAAATATTTCAGTCTCAAATGGGAAGGGAGCTGCAGAAGAATGTCTGA